A single window of Geitlerinema sp. PCC 9228 DNA harbors:
- a CDS encoding GDP-mannose 4,6-dehydratase: MKKALICGISGQDGAYLAKLLLEKGYEVCGTSRDAQMSSFANLTYLGIRDRVKLESMSPTDFRSVLQVLVKTQPDEVYNLAGQSSVGLSFDQPVETLASIATGTLNMLEAIRFTEADIKFYNAGSSECFGDTGGQPADETTPFRPRSPYAVAKSTAIWEVANYREAYGLFACSGILFNHESPLRPKRFVTQKIVEAACRIANGSEEKLHLGNISVRRDWGWAPEYVEAMHAMLQQETADDFVIATGESYSLEEFVIEAFKTVGLHWQDHVHIDASLYRPTDIALGKGNPSKAKAKLGWEAKYKMPDVVRGMVEAKREEFKR; the protein is encoded by the coding sequence ATGAAAAAAGCTTTAATTTGCGGAATTTCCGGTCAAGATGGGGCCTATCTGGCGAAATTGCTCCTGGAAAAAGGCTACGAGGTTTGCGGTACTTCCCGGGATGCCCAAATGTCTTCTTTTGCCAATCTAACCTACCTAGGCATTCGCGATCGCGTCAAACTCGAATCCATGTCGCCCACCGACTTTCGCAGTGTCTTGCAAGTGTTGGTCAAAACCCAACCAGATGAAGTCTACAATCTCGCCGGGCAAAGTTCTGTGGGATTGTCTTTCGACCAACCGGTGGAAACCCTCGCCAGCATTGCTACGGGAACGTTAAATATGCTGGAAGCCATTCGATTTACCGAAGCAGATATTAAATTTTACAACGCCGGCTCCAGCGAATGCTTTGGCGACACGGGTGGGCAACCTGCCGACGAAACCACGCCCTTTCGCCCCCGCAGCCCCTATGCCGTCGCTAAATCCACAGCTATTTGGGAAGTCGCCAACTATCGAGAAGCCTATGGCTTGTTTGCCTGTTCGGGTATCTTATTCAACCACGAATCGCCCCTGCGCCCCAAACGATTCGTAACCCAGAAAATTGTGGAAGCCGCTTGTCGAATTGCCAACGGCAGTGAAGAAAAATTGCATTTGGGAAATATTTCAGTTAGGCGGGACTGGGGATGGGCACCCGAATACGTGGAAGCCATGCACGCCATGTTACAGCAGGAAACGGCGGATGATTTTGTGATTGCTACCGGAGAGAGCTATTCTTTAGAAGAGTTTGTGATAGAAGCATTTAAGACAGTAGGATTACATTGGCAGGACCACGTGCATATTGATGCTAGCCTTTACCGACCCACAGACATTGCCCTGGGGAAAGGAAATCCTAGCAAAGCCAAAGCCAAGCTGGGATGGGAAGCAAAATATAAAATGCCTGATGTGGTTCGTGGCATGGTAGAAGCGAAACGAGAAGAATTTAAACGTTAG
- the murI gene encoding glutamate racemase, producing MTNPKGRIGIFDSGVGGLTVLKALRQQLPNESVLYFGDTARLPYGTKSREQILQYVREILSWMVPQVKMVMMACNTSSALALEVVQSEFDVPILGLILPGARAAVRQGRRIAAIATPATAASHAYRNAILETNPQVQVWEVGCPEFVPLIEAQRIHEPATVRVVDKYLQPLVSECRIDTLIYGCTHYPYLEPVLQKILPPQVRIIDPAVHVVAAGAKELDLLGLRSFQRQMGDRFTVSGCPQQFARTATPWLGYQPEVEWIQLPSLENSSILLE from the coding sequence ATGACCAATCCAAAAGGACGCATCGGGATTTTTGATAGTGGTGTGGGGGGACTAACCGTTCTGAAAGCGTTGCGCCAGCAATTGCCCAACGAGTCCGTTCTTTATTTTGGCGATACGGCCCGCCTGCCTTATGGAACCAAGTCCCGCGAGCAAATTTTGCAGTACGTGCGGGAAATTCTCAGTTGGATGGTTCCCCAGGTGAAAATGGTGATGATGGCTTGCAATACCAGTTCGGCACTGGCGCTGGAGGTGGTGCAGTCGGAGTTTGACGTACCCATTTTGGGGTTGATTTTGCCGGGGGCAAGGGCGGCAGTTCGTCAAGGTCGGCGGATCGCTGCAATCGCGACTCCTGCTACCGCTGCCAGCCATGCCTACCGCAATGCCATTTTAGAAACCAATCCCCAGGTCCAAGTATGGGAAGTGGGATGTCCGGAATTTGTACCGCTCATTGAGGCCCAACGCATCCACGAACCGGCTACCGTACGGGTGGTGGACAAATATCTCCAGCCTTTGGTGAGCGAGTGCCGCATCGATACGCTCATTTATGGCTGCACCCACTATCCCTATTTAGAACCGGTATTGCAAAAGATTTTACCGCCGCAGGTTCGCATTATCGATCCGGCGGTGCATGTGGTGGCTGCTGGGGCTAAGGAGTTGGATTTGTTGGGGTTGCGCAGCTTCCAACGCCAAATGGGCGATCGCTTTACTGTCAGCGGTTGCCCCCAGCAATTTGCCCGCACGGCTACCCCTTGGCTGGGATACCAACCGGAGGTAGAATGGATTCAACTTCCTTCTTTGGAAAATTCTTCAATTCTTCTAGAATAA
- the rnc gene encoding ribonuclease III, protein MTELPTFQNPSLLQRALTHRSYANEYPQECEDNERLEFLGDAVLAFLVGDWLYRQAPHLSEGDLTRLRSLLVDAPQLANFASQLHLGDRMLLGKGAIQDGGRENISLLSSTFEAVVGAYYLDSGIEAVKKFIEPIFAPVATQLIKQQTQKPTVSFQNFSDSNYKGRFQQWALANWGENPKYHIIQERGPDHNKEFTTQVCVAGKPFGLGQGNSKKQAEKAAAQDALAKLGLAQSPDIG, encoded by the coding sequence GTGACAGAATTACCAACCTTTCAAAACCCATCGCTGCTGCAACGAGCGTTAACCCACCGCTCTTACGCCAATGAATATCCCCAAGAGTGCGAAGACAACGAACGATTGGAATTTTTAGGAGATGCGGTCTTAGCTTTTTTGGTAGGGGATTGGTTGTACCGACAAGCGCCCCATCTCAGCGAAGGCGACCTCACGCGGCTGCGATCGCTTTTGGTGGATGCACCGCAACTTGCCAACTTTGCCAGCCAACTGCACCTCGGCGATCGCATGTTGTTGGGTAAAGGGGCAATTCAAGACGGCGGGCGAGAAAATATTTCCCTCCTCAGCAGTACCTTTGAAGCGGTGGTGGGAGCTTACTATCTCGACAGTGGCATTGAAGCCGTCAAAAAATTCATCGAACCAATTTTTGCCCCTGTTGCCACCCAGCTAATCAAGCAACAAACACAAAAACCCACCGTTTCCTTTCAAAACTTCAGCGACTCCAACTATAAAGGGCGGTTCCAGCAGTGGGCGCTCGCCAACTGGGGAGAAAATCCCAAATATCACATTATCCAGGAAAGGGGACCGGACCATAATAAAGAGTTTACCACGCAAGTGTGCGTTGCTGGGAAGCCCTTCGGTTTGGGTCAGGGAAACAGCAAAAAACAAGCGGAAAAAGCAGCCGCCCAAGATGCTTTAGCCAAATTAGGCTTGGCGCAATCCCCCGACATCGGTTAA
- a CDS encoding N-acetylmuramoyl-L-alanine amidase gives MSDFTKEKLPVNIRWLLSTLLGVAILSGPTQAAQLESWRFDSDSNQLHFTTTNGGVQPKAKLIADPIRLTIDLPGTKLGRSQVVKPLNGAIREIRIGQFQPDMARIVVELAPGYTINPRQVKFHGRSPSEWMVEIPDPYPLATMGGNSEDVQLRSTQTNAKPPILREFANRGRSNRASNPENENQLSQIQSFRATGDGFFLAFEGEKRPEIVRQRTSDRGVTFDIKGVRLAESISDRAIAVSRHGIEQVQLTQLSNRPATVRVTLLGTESDRSWRATVSGLGGIILLPQARSSSIGSTRDATNPNPSILQGNREERDSNRAPNRISTIRNIEFASSSSQLLIRGDNPLSYSADWDRNGTFAYRIELKSARLANGEPMEISGKDNPAILWARAEQQGPETVVVLVQPAAGVQITGVNQPSRRLLALGFALDGGRSTRATVPRRSTSVPVPAPRNPSPSWNGSPHQERQVIVIDPGHGGRDPGAVGINNLQEKGIVLDIGKQVAEILEQNGVQAVLSRYDDREIDLAPRVQMAERVNADLFVSIHANAISMSRPEVNGIETYYYSTGLRLAQTVHRSLLQATGANDRGVRRARFYVLRHTSMPAVLLEVGFVTGREDAPRLASSAYRTRLAEAIARGILQYVRQHN, from the coding sequence ATGAGCGATTTTACAAAGGAGAAGCTGCCCGTGAATATTCGCTGGCTACTATCAACGTTGCTGGGAGTGGCAATTCTCTCAGGTCCTACCCAAGCGGCTCAATTAGAGTCTTGGCGATTTGACAGCGACAGCAACCAACTGCATTTTACGACAACCAACGGTGGCGTCCAGCCGAAGGCGAAGCTGATTGCCGATCCGATTCGTTTGACCATCGACCTACCGGGTACCAAGCTGGGACGTTCTCAGGTGGTCAAACCCCTAAACGGTGCTATTCGGGAAATTCGCATCGGTCAGTTTCAGCCGGATATGGCGCGGATTGTGGTGGAACTGGCACCGGGATATACCATCAATCCCCGCCAGGTGAAATTTCACGGTCGCAGTCCTAGCGAGTGGATGGTCGAAATTCCCGATCCCTACCCATTGGCCACCATGGGGGGGAATTCGGAGGACGTACAATTGCGCTCCACTCAGACCAACGCCAAGCCTCCCATTTTGCGAGAGTTTGCCAATCGGGGGCGCAGCAACCGTGCGTCGAACCCGGAAAATGAAAATCAACTCAGCCAAATCCAAAGCTTTCGAGCCACTGGAGATGGCTTTTTTCTTGCTTTTGAGGGAGAAAAACGTCCCGAGATTGTGCGCCAGCGGACCAGCGATCGCGGTGTGACCTTTGATATCAAAGGGGTTCGGCTAGCGGAATCTATCAGCGATCGCGCTATTGCAGTCAGCCGCCACGGCATCGAACAAGTACAGCTAACCCAACTATCGAATCGGCCAGCAACAGTTCGCGTTACCCTCCTGGGAACGGAAAGCGATCGCAGTTGGCGGGCCACAGTGAGCGGTTTGGGAGGCATTATCCTGTTGCCCCAAGCCCGGTCTTCTTCGATCGGTTCCACCAGAGATGCCACCAATCCCAATCCCAGCATTTTACAAGGAAACCGGGAGGAACGAGACAGCAATCGTGCTCCCAACCGCATTAGCACCATCCGCAACATTGAATTTGCCAGCAGCAGCTCCCAATTGCTGATTCGCGGAGACAATCCCCTTAGCTACAGTGCCGATTGGGACCGCAACGGTACGTTTGCCTATCGCATCGAACTCAAATCAGCGCGCCTGGCCAACGGCGAACCCATGGAAATCTCTGGCAAGGACAATCCGGCAATTTTATGGGCACGGGCAGAACAGCAAGGACCGGAAACGGTGGTGGTATTGGTACAACCAGCCGCTGGTGTCCAAATTACTGGGGTCAACCAACCCAGCCGCCGCTTGCTGGCATTGGGATTTGCCCTCGATGGGGGTCGCTCCACCAGAGCCACAGTTCCCCGCCGCAGTACCTCTGTTCCTGTACCGGCACCCAGAAACCCTTCCCCCTCCTGGAATGGTTCTCCCCATCAAGAACGCCAAGTTATTGTCATCGATCCTGGACATGGAGGGCGCGATCCGGGGGCTGTGGGCATCAACAACCTCCAAGAAAAGGGCATAGTTTTGGATATTGGCAAGCAAGTAGCCGAAATCTTGGAACAAAATGGCGTACAAGCGGTTCTATCGCGATATGACGACCGGGAAATCGATTTGGCACCACGGGTACAGATGGCGGAACGGGTCAATGCTGACTTGTTTGTAAGCATCCATGCTAATGCCATTAGCATGAGCCGCCCGGAGGTAAACGGTATCGAAACGTACTATTACTCCACGGGATTGCGTTTGGCTCAGACAGTACACCGATCGCTTTTACAGGCAACTGGTGCCAATGACCGCGGCGTACGGCGGGCGAGATTTTACGTTTTGCGCCATACGTCTATGCCGGCAGTGCTATTGGAGGTGGGATTTGTAACTGGTCGGGAGGACGCACCGCGTTTGGCTAGTTCTGCTTACCGCACGCGCTTGGCAGAAGCGATCGCCCGGGGCATCCTGCAATACGTACGCCAGCACAACTGA
- a CDS encoding HNH endonuclease, giving the protein MSRTRRISIPKQVRQYVFQRDRYQCQSCGKTATKCQLTVDHIIPLVRGGKNDISNLQTLCRRCNQRKKNHLDPRFQRHFDL; this is encoded by the coding sequence ATGTCGCGAACTCGCCGCATCTCCATTCCCAAGCAAGTGCGTCAGTATGTTTTTCAACGCGATCGCTACCAGTGCCAAAGCTGCGGCAAAACCGCCACCAAGTGCCAACTAACAGTAGACCACATTATTCCCCTAGTGCGGGGAGGCAAAAACGACATCAGCAACTTGCAAACCCTTTGCCGTCGCTGTAACCAACGCAAAAAAAACCATCTCGACCCGCGTTTCCAAAGACATTTTGATTTATGA
- the glcD gene encoding glycolate oxidase subunit GlcD, whose translation MLQRLKNLRKTDRQKKQWQPIVKEFAAAIGKKNVIQRKEELLTYECDGLSSYRQRPAIVVLPRTTEQVAAAVQICARHDLPWVARGSGTGLSAGALPVEDGVLIVTSMMRKVLQVDLENQRVVVQPGVINNWVTQAVSDAGFYYAPDPSSQIICSIGGNIAENSGGVHCLKYGVTTNHVLAMKVVLPDGSIADIGGEVPEMPGYDLAGLFVGSEGTLGIATEITLRILKTPEAVSVLLADFTSIEDAGNAVAEITRAGIIPAGMEMMDNLSINAVEDVVAMECYPRDARAILLVELDGLQVEVDSNQQRVADICTQNGARSITKATDPQKRAKLWKGRKAAFAAAGHLAPDYYVQDGVIPRTQLASVLKEIEELSARSGYQIANVFHAGDGNLHPLVLYDNSKEGALEEVEEVAGEILKICLRVGGSLSGEHGIGEDKKCYMSDMFSEADLATMQWVRQVFNPRGQANPGKLFPTPRTCGEAANAKMRDFPGVDLY comes from the coding sequence ATGTTACAACGGCTCAAAAATTTAAGAAAAACCGATCGTCAAAAAAAGCAATGGCAACCCATTGTCAAAGAATTCGCCGCCGCCATCGGCAAAAAAAACGTAATCCAACGTAAAGAAGAACTCCTTACCTACGAATGCGATGGCTTGAGCAGCTACCGCCAGCGACCCGCCATCGTTGTCTTGCCTCGAACCACCGAACAAGTAGCCGCCGCCGTCCAAATTTGCGCCCGCCACGACTTGCCCTGGGTCGCCAGAGGATCGGGAACCGGACTATCTGCAGGGGCCTTGCCCGTGGAAGACGGCGTTCTCATCGTCACTTCCATGATGCGCAAAGTTTTGCAAGTAGACCTGGAAAATCAACGGGTGGTGGTGCAACCAGGGGTCATTAACAACTGGGTTACCCAAGCCGTAAGCGATGCCGGCTTTTACTATGCCCCCGATCCCTCCAGCCAAATCATTTGTTCCATCGGTGGCAACATTGCCGAAAACTCCGGCGGCGTTCACTGTCTCAAATACGGCGTTACCACCAACCACGTTCTTGCTATGAAAGTGGTCCTTCCCGATGGCTCGATTGCCGATATTGGCGGTGAAGTGCCGGAAATGCCAGGTTACGACCTTGCCGGTCTTTTTGTGGGTTCGGAAGGTACTTTGGGGATTGCCACCGAAATTACCCTCCGCATTCTCAAAACCCCAGAAGCCGTTTCGGTCTTGCTGGCTGACTTTACCAGTATTGAAGATGCGGGCAATGCCGTCGCCGAAATCACCCGTGCTGGCATTATTCCCGCCGGTATGGAAATGATGGATAACCTGAGCATCAATGCGGTGGAAGATGTTGTAGCGATGGAATGCTATCCCCGGGATGCCAGAGCGATTTTGTTGGTGGAGTTAGATGGTTTGCAGGTAGAGGTAGACAGCAACCAACAGCGAGTTGCCGATATTTGCACCCAAAACGGTGCCCGCAGCATTACCAAAGCCACCGACCCCCAAAAACGCGCCAAACTGTGGAAAGGTCGCAAAGCTGCCTTTGCCGCCGCCGGTCACCTGGCACCGGATTATTACGTGCAAGATGGCGTCATTCCCCGTACGCAGCTCGCTTCGGTTTTAAAAGAAATTGAAGAACTCAGTGCTCGCTCTGGCTATCAAATTGCCAATGTGTTCCACGCCGGCGATGGCAATTTACATCCTTTGGTTCTGTACGACAATTCTAAAGAAGGTGCGTTAGAAGAAGTGGAAGAAGTAGCGGGTGAAATTTTAAAAATCTGTCTGCGCGTGGGTGGCAGCTTATCCGGCGAACACGGCATCGGCGAAGATAAAAAATGCTATATGAGCGATATGTTTTCCGAAGCCGATTTGGCTACCATGCAGTGGGTTCGCCAAGTATTCAACCCTCGCGGTCAAGCCAATCCTGGTAAGTTATTTCCCACACCTCGCACTTGTGGCGAAGCAGCGAATGCGAAAATGCGAGATTTTCCCGGTGTGGATTTGTATTAA